In the Papio anubis isolate 15944 chromosome 3, Panubis1.0, whole genome shotgun sequence genome, aggatcgcttgagtccaggagacggaggttgcagtgggccaagatcatgccactgcactctaccctgggcgacagagcaagatcctgtctttaaaaaaaaaaaaagaaatctgtctgGAAGTCCTTACTTTATATTTCATTGTCAAACTGCTTTCCCCCATCTCTTGACTTCACCTCTCTCTACATCCCCaagccaagaaagaaaatgaaaagaaatggacaGATGTTAGCACGAGTTGGGCGCGCTTTGGGGATGGGGAAGTCTGAGGTCTCGGAAAATCTTTTCTACATATACACCCAGCCCTGTGAGTTCTCACTTTCTTGACCCACGCACCAAACTCTCAAAACCACCAAAAAGGAGAAGGGGGGGGGGGCGTCGCCCACCCCTCCTGGCATTCCGCAGCTGCCACCTCTTTCCCTCCCATCTGGCTCCTCGGATGCCCGCGGGGGAATCGAGGTGAATAGCGCCGGGCGAGGCCGCCGCGGACGCCCCGTCGGATGTGCCCTTCGCTGGGCCGAGAGGGTCAGGGTTGGAGAGGGAAGCGCTCGTGCCCACCTTGCTCGCAGGTGCCCTTGCTGACCTGGGTGATGGCCTTCTCCCCGCGGCTCTCGGCCCTCTGGCTGGCGGCGCGCAGCTGGCAGCCGCTTGGGTAGGTGGTGCCATCGCTGCCGCACACCGGGTAGCGGCTCTTGCACACGCACACGCCGCTTACCCCCGGGCCGCCGGCTGCTGCCCCGGCTTTACCCTTCCGCCTCTTGCGGCTCTTCACGCACTCCATGCCCGGCGCGCAGTACCCCCTGCCGGCGCCGCCGCCCCCGCACGGCTCGCCCTCGCCGCGAGCGCACATCGGGCAGCAGCCGCACGCGTCGCGGGTCTCGCCCAGCAGGCAGCCCAGCGGGGGCAGGGGCGGGCAGGCGGCCGGCTCGCAGGGGCCGCAGGTGTccgaagaggaggaagaggagaggggcaggagcaggagcagcagccCGGCGGCGCCGAGGAGCAGGGCATGTAGCGACGGCCGCTCCATGGCGTGGTGCGGTGGCAGCTGCAAAGGCGCAAGTGAGCCGGGTCGGGCCGGCCCGCGCCTTAAACCCGCCGCCCCGCCCGGCCCAGCAGCGGGAACCACACCCCCGGGCGGTGAGAGCGCTGGGGCCCCGCCCGTGCCGCCCTCCCGGGCCCGCGGGGCCTGCGCGCGCTCTCCTGCTGGAGTTGGGGGGTGAGCGGTCACCCGGCGTGACCGGCCCATGGGCGCTCGGTCTCACGGCCGCTTCGCAGAGCTCACCCCGCCAGCTCCTGCTTGGTCCCCAGTCCTCTGCCCCGAGCCCTCAGGGATCGCCCCGCAGTGCGAGCGGCTCCTCCACTCTCTGGTTTCTCCCCGTTTCCGGTCAATATATTTAAACTTCTTAACAACCACGGCTTCGAGACGATCCAGGGTTTCATCTATTAAACTCTCCGTGGGCCTGAGACACCTGAGTGCTCATTACGCTGTGGTTTGGGAAGCTCTCTTAAGAACAAGCTGTTAAAAACCCCCACCTGTGGATTTTTTGTCCCCGTTGGCCACAGGCCCGCTGTGGTCTTGG is a window encoding:
- the IGFBP7 gene encoding insulin-like growth factor-binding protein 7; this translates as MGRSRRVTAHPPTPAGERAQAPRAREGGTGGAPALSPPGGVVPAAGPGGAAGLRRGPARPGSLAPLQLPPHHAMERPSLHALLLGAAGLLLLLLPLSSSSSSDTCGPCEPAACPPLPPLGCLLGETRDACGCCPMCARGEGEPCGGGGAGRGYCAPGMECVKSRKRRKGKAGAAAGGPGVSGVCVCKSRYPVCGSDGTTYPSGCQLRAASQRAESRGEKAITQVSKGTCEQGPSIVTPPKDIWNVTGAQVYLSCEVIGIPTPVLIWNKVKRGHYGVQRTELLPGDRDNLAIQTRGGPEKHEVTGWVLVSPLSKDDAGEYECHASNSQGQASASAKITVVDALHEIPVKKGEGAEL